A genomic window from Terriglobia bacterium includes:
- a CDS encoding sigma-70 family RNA polymerase sigma factor, whose amino-acid sequence MPDAMEITGLLRQVREGSQTAESRLIGLVYTDLRKIARHYMARERREHTLQPTAIVHEAYVRIFRGGPVEWRDRAHFFAIAASQMRRVLIDHGRAFRGPNRRGECKVALDETVVPNPRQPCEIEVLDDLIQRLEKTDPAAARVVELKFFSGLTDKEVAEALSTSHSTVRRHWMFARAWMEKHLTPA is encoded by the coding sequence ATGCCTGATGCAATGGAGATCACCGGGCTTTTGCGGCAAGTGCGCGAAGGCAGCCAGACGGCCGAGAGCAGGCTGATTGGCCTGGTATACACCGACCTGCGCAAGATTGCCCGCCATTACATGGCGCGTGAAAGGCGTGAGCATACGTTACAGCCTACGGCCATTGTGCATGAAGCCTATGTGCGTATTTTTCGTGGCGGCCCAGTGGAGTGGCGTGACCGGGCACATTTTTTTGCCATTGCTGCGTCGCAAATGCGGCGCGTACTGATAGACCATGGGCGGGCCTTTCGTGGTCCGAACCGCCGCGGCGAGTGCAAGGTGGCGCTGGACGAAACTGTTGTTCCCAATCCCAGGCAGCCGTGCGAGATCGAGGTGCTAGACGACCTAATCCAGCGGCTGGAAAAGACCGATCCTGCGGCGGCCCGAGTGGTAGAGCTGAAATTCTTCTCCGGCCTTACTGACAAAGAAGTGGCTGAAGCGCTTTCCACATCGCACAGCACAGTACGGAGGCACTGGATGTTTGCCCGCGCCTGGATGGAAAAACATCTGACCCCAGCTTGA
- a CDS encoding CsgG/HfaB family protein, with protein sequence MKKFWVLILLSVAGFGQAAPAPAVIKPHRPAVMAKSIVDNVIDLVKNGMSEALVIKQLQREGKSYELTTPDLVKLQKAGVSENIINVMLDPKAAVPAAASSPVAPNLLANKDSSPGGAPPAPEPPPPASAGTSAIAADTPYPPDLPNTSPVRKRRVVIAPFVFGALKDQSQAAAAYSQNPWIALMQYRNAIAAGSPGLSTTEDIGKGLQRMIMNRLQQSNVITVLDRNDAIDKELARSISAQASPGSGPTIGKSWSADCIVTGDITVFGRDDKTTHKGGVFGGWVPSWKGIGIGGAGLTKKEEKAVVVLDLSLVDAETSEVLLPIHVRGESVRKSKSLGLEGLGIGQGGIAGGGIGSAMNSSNFANTILGEATIAAVDQIVKQIQEKIPLLPAKLRKIEGRVAQITPNGIYLALGSNDGVLPGDRFEIRQINNQVLDPQTKEPIATEAVKVGEVVVSEVEEKSCIGNYGGHPLSPDYVTGKGYQARLMSK encoded by the coding sequence ATGAAAAAATTTTGGGTCCTGATTCTTCTTTCCGTTGCCGGCTTTGGACAGGCAGCTCCTGCTCCTGCTGTTATAAAGCCACACAGGCCGGCTGTCATGGCGAAATCAATAGTGGACAACGTAATTGATCTGGTGAAGAACGGCATGTCAGAGGCGCTGGTGATCAAGCAATTGCAGCGCGAAGGAAAATCTTATGAGCTGACCACGCCGGACCTGGTGAAGCTGCAGAAGGCCGGCGTCTCGGAAAATATTATCAACGTGATGCTGGACCCGAAGGCTGCTGTGCCAGCGGCGGCGTCATCTCCAGTCGCGCCGAATCTGTTGGCGAACAAGGATTCGTCGCCCGGCGGAGCGCCGCCTGCACCCGAGCCCCCGCCACCGGCTAGTGCGGGGACTTCGGCCATCGCGGCAGACACACCTTACCCGCCCGACTTGCCGAACACGTCCCCGGTGCGCAAGCGGCGCGTGGTGATTGCTCCGTTTGTGTTTGGTGCATTGAAAGACCAGAGCCAGGCTGCTGCTGCATATTCTCAGAATCCTTGGATCGCTCTCATGCAGTATAGGAACGCTATTGCGGCGGGATCTCCGGGCCTGAGCACGACTGAGGACATTGGAAAAGGTCTGCAACGCATGATCATGAACCGCCTGCAGCAGTCCAACGTCATTACCGTGCTGGACAGAAACGACGCAATTGATAAGGAACTAGCACGGAGCATTAGTGCGCAGGCCAGTCCCGGCAGCGGGCCAACCATCGGAAAGAGCTGGAGTGCCGATTGCATCGTTACCGGCGATATCACTGTCTTTGGGCGGGATGACAAGACTACACACAAAGGCGGTGTCTTCGGTGGATGGGTGCCATCATGGAAAGGAATTGGCATAGGAGGAGCCGGACTCACCAAGAAGGAAGAAAAGGCCGTGGTCGTCCTTGATTTGAGCCTGGTGGACGCTGAGACCTCCGAAGTTCTCTTGCCGATACACGTCCGCGGCGAGTCAGTGAGAAAGAGCAAAAGTCTGGGACTGGAAGGGCTGGGTATTGGCCAGGGTGGCATTGCCGGCGGAGGCATCGGCAGCGCCATGAACAGCAGCAACTTTGCCAACACCATTCTGGGCGAAGCCACGATTGCCGCGGTAGATCAGATCGTAAAGCAGATCCAGGAAAAAATTCCGCTCCTTCCAGCCAAACTACGGAAGATCGAAGGGCGCGTTGCGCAGATAACGCCCAACGGTATTTATCTGGCGCTGGGAAGCAATGATGGCGTCCTGCCCGGTGACCGTTTCGAGATCCGGCAAATCAACAATCAGGTGCTTGACCCGCAGACCAAGGAACCAATCGCCACCGAAGCAGTCAAAGTCGGCGAGGTTGTGGTCAGCGAGGTGGAGGAAAAGAGCTGCATCGGCAACTACGGTGGACATCCGCTCTCCCCTGACTACGTTACCGGCAAGGGCTACCAGGCCCGGCTGATGTCGAAATGA
- a CDS encoding serine/threonine protein kinase: MDRPAAAAALRRMMETNRFIQLRKIFDEAVRLPAPAWPAFVLQACEDNQELYAEAMELLVAHQSAGTCATVDGASSSSDPEMIGPYRILRELGSGGMGVVYLAVRDDGTFRKNVAIKLLKRNHATQDFIQRFNQERQVLANQDHPNIARILDGGQTADGLPYHVMEYVEGLALDRFCDTQKLDLADRIRLFQQVVSAACYLHENLVLHRDLKPSNILVTGEGQVKLLDFGIAKTQIPLFQSPSLTGPADRLLTPSYASPEQISGAPIGKTSDIYSLGVVLYQLLTGRLPYEDSALKLREEPPPPSANIREDLKRMPETTAQLRRRIVGDLDQIVLLCLRHDPRRRYPTAAALADDLQRFLEGRPVLARREPGIERAMRYLKRNRAAVAICAVVLAALGIGTWQMVTAQIRSRLIEAREAGVRSILEALERKAPKPGAGTPRPRAGLCPPSTVRAEDVRTLRNALKQDLDPASSLHPEFTAERKALLQRAVIYLDGVRPCIAQDAALATEVAGAYQELGTLYETRFPQLALVAYSSAAKTLEQIAEGDPSQGPNRQQWGVILAKINGLGGVVPVWVPKVPQQRVPDSAPESRSSQAAVVPVARTDLAHPPVISVKPDVNPTEYEIVSRSLDAATSKSKLADETFTGLKADLEKEGKSLHSDIVANHMRMQTALESARHELEKGDLTAARNDIDLANEYARRLMKIVGR, translated from the coding sequence ATGGATCGACCGGCTGCGGCGGCAGCTCTGAGGCGCATGATGGAAACCAACCGCTTTATCCAACTGCGAAAAATCTTTGACGAAGCTGTGAGGCTGCCGGCCCCGGCCTGGCCGGCCTTCGTGCTCCAGGCGTGTGAAGACAACCAGGAGCTGTATGCGGAAGCCATGGAACTCCTGGTCGCGCACCAGAGTGCGGGCACCTGCGCGACGGTGGATGGTGCCTCTTCATCCAGCGATCCGGAAATGATCGGACCATACAGGATTTTGCGCGAGTTGGGCAGCGGCGGCATGGGTGTGGTTTACCTGGCGGTGCGCGATGATGGAACGTTTCGCAAGAACGTGGCCATCAAGCTTTTGAAGCGAAATCATGCGACCCAGGATTTCATCCAGAGATTCAATCAGGAACGGCAGGTCCTGGCGAACCAGGATCATCCAAACATCGCGCGGATTCTCGATGGTGGACAGACGGCTGACGGCCTGCCTTATCACGTAATGGAGTACGTAGAGGGGCTCGCGCTGGACCGCTTCTGTGACACGCAGAAGCTCGACCTGGCCGATCGCATACGGCTCTTTCAGCAAGTAGTTTCAGCCGCGTGTTACCTGCATGAGAACCTGGTGCTGCACCGCGACTTGAAGCCTTCCAACATTCTTGTAACAGGTGAGGGGCAGGTCAAGCTGCTGGATTTTGGGATCGCCAAAACACAAATTCCGTTGTTCCAATCGCCGAGCCTTACCGGACCGGCAGACCGGCTTCTTACCCCGAGTTATGCCAGCCCGGAGCAGATCAGCGGAGCGCCTATCGGGAAAACTTCTGATATCTACTCTCTCGGCGTGGTGTTGTACCAGTTGCTGACCGGGCGGCTGCCCTACGAGGATTCGGCGCTGAAGCTGAGGGAGGAGCCGCCGCCGCCGAGCGCAAATATCCGCGAAGATCTCAAGCGCATGCCGGAGACCACCGCGCAGCTTCGCCGCCGGATCGTGGGTGACCTGGACCAGATTGTTTTGCTGTGTCTGCGGCATGACCCTCGCCGGCGATATCCCACTGCCGCCGCGCTGGCGGACGACCTTCAGCGTTTTCTGGAAGGAAGGCCCGTCCTTGCGCGGCGCGAGCCCGGCATAGAACGCGCCATGCGCTACCTGAAGCGGAACCGGGCCGCGGTGGCAATCTGCGCGGTTGTACTCGCGGCGCTTGGAATTGGCACGTGGCAGATGGTAACGGCGCAAATCCGTTCGCGACTCATTGAAGCGCGCGAAGCGGGAGTCCGAAGCATTCTCGAGGCGCTGGAACGAAAAGCGCCCAAGCCGGGAGCGGGAACGCCGCGGCCACGTGCCGGCCTGTGCCCGCCTTCTACGGTGCGCGCGGAGGATGTTCGCACACTCCGCAACGCCTTGAAACAGGATCTGGATCCTGCATCGTCGTTGCATCCCGAGTTTACTGCCGAGCGCAAAGCATTGTTGCAGCGCGCAGTGATTTATCTTGATGGCGTGCGTCCCTGCATTGCGCAAGATGCAGCGCTGGCAACAGAGGTGGCCGGCGCGTATCAGGAACTGGGCACATTGTATGAAACCCGCTTCCCGCAATTAGCGTTGGTGGCGTACAGCAGCGCTGCAAAAACACTAGAACAGATTGCCGAGGGCGATCCCAGCCAGGGGCCGAATCGCCAACAGTGGGGCGTGATCCTTGCCAAAATAAACGGCCTGGGAGGCGTGGTCCCTGTTTGGGTTCCCAAGGTCCCGCAACAGCGGGTCCCAGATTCAGCTCCGGAGAGCCGCAGCAGTCAAGCCGCTGTTGTGCCAGTCGCAAGAACAGATTTAGCGCACCCGCCCGTGATATCCGTAAAGCCTGACGTAAATCCGACTGAATACGAGATCGTGAGCAGGAGCCTGGATGCTGCCACGAGCAAATCAAAACTAGCGGATGAGACTTTCACCGGCCTGAAAGCCGACCTGGAGAAGGAAGGAAAGTCCCTTCACTCCGATATCGTGGCAAACCACATGCGCATGCAGACGGCGCTGGAGTCGGCGCGCCATGAGCTGGAGAAAGGCGACTTAACGGCAGCACGAAATGATATTGACCTTGCTAATGAATACGCACGACGGCTGATGAAGATCGTGGGGCGTTGA